A region of Micropterus dolomieu isolate WLL.071019.BEF.003 ecotype Adirondacks linkage group LG01, ASM2129224v1, whole genome shotgun sequence DNA encodes the following proteins:
- the LOC123971522 gene encoding mucin-17-like isoform X1, translating into MASKMPAPKRGSSPHDPQPKMRKLDDDGDALQSKTAPATNNKSLKTGNMREKTAAPRTKKKLSALVEGENKPAKSSKQSSPPKDPSKTSSDPPVKKAKLLKVTSASCGEAPSQKANPRASLKRTASTESEDELSSDGSKTDLFRERDDGDKARCIRKYSNRVKAKRKAEEPSSDPQEASHGSTSLPPDPVQMDHNYGRFSDSSSVQSLGEATLDDDEESAQSSAGQERQETSLNATQTESKDTLVSKDESKHEDLKTFESQKLLDNEALASRQEILGSVTATAAHTPCITSAAGGKEKQDVTESIKSQKDVDNETIAFSVETLYSSSGEANPVCKIEAQADSAHSQADVSNEIERKETTECVSGEITLDIKCKSMEEEHKEEGVIETASISAGHSVEGTEDKALSDETNAPPEEIRVGISNPENQTEDILTTSESVGNPETQTDLSFKIQVTFKEESKAEHLRDQVSLEVPDTITSSCDGVNKIVRKSEEKFEERRGVEFFSTQSVACPGSFAELHLSQEVMDKTTEPLHEQNQREVLANFVTVSEGQIGSQSVITPEERSDSAAKEDVKNPGNHTVSDQTTETPVEVEENSTSVKKENEMDFECASAPNNPIKMDIEASATLEQDICDPAGTVDLQNQESQEVHECATDISTELNEDQEVSFESSGGPERQTTMTLEISNPAPTVEVQSQESPDISEHTTDKFDEVQKHSVANSQSTTDEGGVDAECVVAAETQRLTMTKSEAISVIAPPVETQVQESQGITESATDISDEVQKHLVTNCQSTTDEGSVDAERVAVAETQRLTMMKSEEISVRAPPVETQVQVSQGVTESATDISDEVQKYPVANCQSTTDEGSVDAERVAAAETQRLTMTTSEEISVIAPPVETQVQESQGITDSATDISEEVQQGLMIPTLESNGNENKLIDRECVSATENQREVDFQTTATPEETCDPTTTVETQNQRDQEVNELTADIEVHKDVITANSKSEEIEDMVITEYVDASENQREMDLQTTATPEETCDPTTTVETQNQRDQEVNELTADIEVHKDVITANSKSEEIEDMVITEYVDASENQREMDLQTTATPEETCDPTTTVETQNQRDQEVNELTADIEVHKDVITANSKSEEIEDMVITEYVDASENQREMDLQTTATPEETCDPTTTVETQNQRDQEVNELTADIEVHKDVITANSKSEEIEDMVITEYVDASENQREMDLQTTATPEETCDPTTTVETQNQRDQEVNELTADIEVHKDVITANSKSEEIEDMVITEYVDASENQREMDLQTTATPEETCDPTTTVETQNQRDQEVNELTADIEVHKDVITANSKSEEIEDMVITEYVDASENQREMDLQTTATPEETCDPTTTVETQNQRDQEVNELTADIEVHKDVITANSKSEEIEDMVITEYVDASENQREMDLQTTATPEETCDPTTTVETQNQRDQEVNELTADIEVHKDVITANSKSEEIEDMVITEYVDASENQREMDLQTTATPEETCDPTTTVETQNQRDQEVNELTADIEVHKDVITANSKSEENEDMVIAEYVDASENQREMDLQTTATPEEISDPPTAVETQSQGSQEVGELNTEVQNDLVTASCVSKENEDKVTAKCADVPEVRINMETETTPEEISNPEPTAEQQNQVVGEVDEPIMALSNEIHKPLPMANTESKDNENMQTEPSAEDHLADMDVVSESMERVDSVIAEETSRQVINEVKEEAAIISSDKADKTVSNIDGHGEGTGSNEVIVFVCGQPDDLDIVIQASEEQINTVIQSEVEIHENQVVYEPISSPESNDDREISAAAENHNGVSLLDIESTETQQMAGDSNTNDEKSEIFNQRLENEESIKQQICASDNQEVETISVPETSVSAQLERSNMSVDVRQVAVISSSDDIGMPDGQSEDATEKSESNGYPDCISAVEFSEQVQEDAGVQEVADVVVTTTTAHTEVEIPDSTSQEFVILEPVPHSEFHFDIVTQAAAESGLSVSLSEHVNPDSALVGELEHDRILNGSQQTVFPEAEVQLCQTTGEDKDATVTNSSEVLHLEARLGTGISTEEGVEDTQNVVPCQQASADMMDINTSETEVADSHAQVTNEDCDALVIENAEGNLDLQEVQILEDIEIGREIVVAEEENEEDGDITIIGKPQETPEAVPPEKSEEKVNYVNKDDTCGTSLKQSSATETTGDDKKEQEAGKPKKQEMNTQARTKARLAALAEQKAAAAKRTANRQQLNLLALCQEIAEDIATDSMLLKRIEEEKQAAAAVAAAAAAAAAKDEASKKENPPVDTQDADTVNVATPAGPEGCSALATPAEEASAAQPSTTASAEAKPAAEPQKRRFFITQVSVPLKAHEKKKLTRYQRLRQVELQREKMSWARVKKLKSDQANQMFSDIDWQVPLSVSSPFSVSPVTTAPPPAASPPKTPLPSPASTSKPATPKAEVPKIDTPTAEPPQTEPAKKETSKTEPSTPEPAKTEASQTVPPRTETRKSTRLSKAQTPKATPTPGPAPKVTRSAAKRTLPAVPPPMPNGLNAQKPKPVEYKPYRPRPKYSFDDFELDDDPLPVAPTKPGLQSRPTQPTRPNVQSNPTAQSKPTVQSKLPISSQMANQGKPKAQTAPGGQISGQSKPTVATTPQSKAAVTGTASPKALPSAQAQSKSPVLTTPQSKAVSAPGQSKPAACASPQLKPTGSGSTAQLKQSASKASQPASSTTSETKPAAPIAEVSSVSQKTHQNPPSSEDSKCRVTADPLSSAPTTSLPSEESSTVSDGTQPCEEKPAPTCVDPSSENKTETNKAAEKTSEKTCQDTAEKSQDGGTPLSDACLQKEVKKLKEADKDGTQTIIDAGQKHFGAVACSVCGMLYSAANPEDESQHLLFHNQFISAVKYVGWKKERILGEYPDGKIILVLPDDPKYALKKVEEIREMVDNDLGFQQVETKCPSQTKTFLFISNDKKVGGCLIAEHIQEGYRVIEEPVPEGSEGEKVMFERQRAWCCSTTPEPAICGISRIWVVGMMRRQGIASRLLECLRNNFVYGSYLSKDEIAFSDPTPDGKLFATHYFGTSQFLVYNFVSGTRSSRPKTDAV; encoded by the exons ATGGCGAGTAA AATGCCAGCCCCAAAGAGAGGATCATCTCCTCATGATCCTCAGCCCAAGATGAGGAAGTTGGATGACGATGGCGATGCTCTGCAATCCAAAACTGCACCAGCCACTAATAATAAGTCCCTTAAAACAGGAAATATGCGGGAAAAGACAGCAGCCCCACGGACTAAGAAAAAACTGTCTGCTTTAGTGGAAGGGGAAAATAAACCAGCCAAGTCATCCAAACAGAGTTCTCCTCCGAAGGATCCCAGCAAAACCAGTTCGGACCCACCTGTCAAAAAAGCCAAGCTTCTGAAAGTCACAAGTGCCTCCTGCGGAGAAGCTCCCTCACAGAAAGCTAACCCCAGAGCTTCCCTGAAGCGAACAGCCTCCACAGAGTCCGAGGATGAGTTGAGTAGTGATGGTAGTAAGACTGACCTCTTTAGAGAGAGGGATGATGGCGACAAGGCCCGCTGCATCCGTAAATACTCAAATCGAGTCAAAGCTAAGCGCAAGGCTGAAGAGCCCTCATCTGACCCACAGGAGGCGAGCCATGGGTCAACATCTTTACCCCCAGACCCTGTTCAGATGGACCACAATTATGGTAGATTTTCAGATTCATCAAGTGTTCAGAGCCTGGGTGAGGCTACTCTGGATGATGACGAAGAATCTGCGCAGTCATCCGCCGGGCAAGAGAGACAAGAAACTTCACTTAATGCAACACAAACAGAGTCTAAGGATACTTTAGTCTCTAAAGATGAAAGTAAACACGAGGACTTAAAAACATTCGAAAGTCAAAAGCTCTTAGATAATGAAGCACTAGCATCACGTCAAGAAATATTAGGCTCCGTCACTGCAACAGCTGCACATACGCCTTGCATCACATCTGCGGCAGgtggaaaagaaaagcaggacgTTACAGAGTCCATCAAAAGCCAAAAGGATGTAGATAATGAAACAATAGCATTTTCAGTGGAAACACTATATTCTAGTTCTGGAGAGGCAAATCCAGTCTGTAAAATTGAAGCACAGGCCGACTCAGCTCATAGTCAGGCAGATGTGAGCAATGAAATTGAAAGAAAGGAGACCACAGAGTGTGTTTCAGGGGAGATAACGCTggatataaaatgtaaaagtatggAAGAAGAGCATAAAGAGGAGGGAGTGATTGAAACAGCCAGTATCTCTGCAGGACATAGTGTTGAAGGTACAGAAGATAAAGCATTGTCAGATGAAACAAACGCACCACCAGAAGAGATCCGGGTAGGAATTAGTAATCCAGAAAATCAGACCGAGGACATTCTAACAACATCAGAGTCTGTTGGCAATCCAGAGACTCAAACAGATCTCAGTTTCAAAATTCAAGTTACTTTCAAAGAGGAATCAAAAGCTGAACACCTGCGAGATCAAGTGAGCCTCGAAGTGCCAGATACAATTACCAGCTCATGTGACGGTGTGAATAAAATAGTCAGAAAGTCTGAAGAAAAGtttgaagagaggagaggagttgaGTTCTTTTCGACACAGAGTGTTGCTTGTCCTGGGTCTTTTGCTGAGCTACATCTGAGCCAGGAGGTGATGGACAAGACTACTGAGCCGCTTCATGAGCAAAATCAAAGAGAAGTGCTCGCCAATTTTGTCACAGTCTCAGAGGGTCAGATTGGGTCGCAGAGTGTCATAACACCAGAGGAGAGGTCTGACTCAGCAGCTAAAGAGGATGTAAAAAACCCGGGGAACCATACAGTTAGTGACCAAACTACAGAAACACCTGTTGAAGTCGAAGAAAATTCTACAAgtgtaaaaaaggaaaatgagatGGATTTTGAATGTGCTTCTGCACCAAATAATCCAATCAAAATGGATATAGAGGCTTCAGCAACTTTAGAGCAGGATATTTGTGATCCAGCTGGAACAGTGGACTTACAAAACCAAGAGAGCCAGGAAGTCCATGAATGTGCTACAGACATATCTACAGAACTGAATGAGGACCAGGAGGTGAGCTTTGAAAGTTCTGGTGGACCTGAGAGGCAGACTACAATGACATTAGAGATTTCTAATCCTGCACCTACCGTGGAAGTGCAAAGCCAAGAGAGCCCAGACATCAGTGAACACACCACAGACAAATTTGATGAAGTACAGAAACATTCAGTTGCAAATAGTCAGAGCACCACAGATGAAGGCGGGGTTGATGCTGaatgtgttgttgctgctgagaCTCAAAGGCTGACTATGACGAAGTCAGAGGCGATTTCTGTTATAGCACCTCCAGTGGAGACGCAGGTCCAGGAGAGCCAAGGAATCACTGAATCTGCAACAGACATATCTGATGAAGTACAGAAACATCTAGTTACAAATTGTCAGAGCACCACAGATGAAGGCAGCGTTGATGCTGAACGTGTTGCTGTTGCTGAGACTCAAAGGCTGACTATGATGAAGTCAGAGGAGATTTCTGTTAGAGCACCTCCAGTGGAGACACAGGTCCAGGTGAGCCAAGGAGTCACTGAATCTGCAACAGACATATCTGATGAAGTACAGAAATATCCAGTTGCAAATTGTCAGAGCACCACAGATGAAGGCAGCGTTGATGCTGAacgtgttgctgctgctgagacTCAAAGGCTGACTATGACGACGTCGGAGGAGATTTCTGTTATAGCACCTCCAGTGGAAACACAGGTCCAGGAGAGCCAAGGAATCACTGATTCTGCAACAGACATATCTGAAGAAGTCCAACAAGGTCTAATGATCCCAACTCTTGAGAGTaatggaaatgaaaacaagttAATTGACAGAGAATGTGTCAGTGCAACTGAGAATCAAAGAGAAGTGGATTTTCAGACAACAGCAACACCAGAGGAGACCTGTGATCCAACAACTACAGTGGAAACACAAAACCAGAGAGATCAGGAGGTCAATGAACTCACTGCAGACATTGAAGTACATAAAGATGTTATCACTGCCAATAGCAAGAGTGAAGAAATTGAGGACATGGTTATCACAGAATATGTGGATGCTAGTGAGAATCAAAGAGAAATGGATTTGCAGACAACAGCAACACCAGAGGAGACCTGTGATCCAACAACTACAGTGGAAACACAAAACCAGAGAGATCAGGAGGTCAATGAACTCACTGCAGACATTGAAGTACATAAAGATGTTATCACTGCCAATAGCAAGAGTGAAGAAATTGAGGACATGGTTATCACAGAATATGTGGATGCTAGTGAGAATCAAAGAGAAATGGATTTGCAGACAACAGCAACACCAGAGGAGACCTGTGATCCAACAACTACAGTGGAAACACAAAACCAGAGAGATCAGGAGGTCAATGAACTCACTGCAGACATTGAAGTACATAAAGATGTTATCACTGCCAATAGCAAGAGTGAAGAAATTGAGGACATGGTTATCACAGAATATGTGGATGCTAGTGAGAATCAAAGAGAAATGGATTTGCAGACAACAGCAACACCAGAGGAGACCTGTGATCCAACAACTACAGTGGAAACACAAAACCAGAGAGATCAGGAGGTCAATGAACTCACTGCAGACATTGAAGTACATAAAGATGTTATCACTGCCAATAGCAAGAGTGAAGAAATTGAGGACATGGTTATCACAGAATATGTGGATGCTAGTGAGAATCAAAGAGAAATGGATTTGCAGACAACAGCAACACCAGAGGAGACCTGTGATCCAACAACTACAGTGGAAACACAAAACCAGAGAGATCAGGAGGTCAATGAACTCACTGCAGAC ATTGAAGTACATAAAGATGTTATCACTGCCAATAGCAAGAGTGAAGAAATTGAGGACATGGTTATCACAGAATATGTGGATGCTAGTGAGAATCAAAGAGAAATGGATTTGCAGACAACAGCAACACCAGAGGAGACCTGTGATCCAACAACTACAGTGGAAACACAAAACCAGAGAGATCAGGAGGTCAATGAACTCACTGCAGACATTGAAGTACATAAAGATGTTATCACTGCCAATAGCAAGAGTGAAGAAATTGAGGACATGGTTATCACAGAATATGTGGATGCTAGTGAGAATCAAAGAGAAATGGATTTGCAGACAACAGCAACACCAGAGGAGACCTGTGATCCAACAACTACAGTGGAAACACAAAACCAGAGAGATCAGGAGGTCAATGAACTCACTGCAGACATTGAAGTACATAAAGATGTTATCACTGCCAATAGCAAGAGTGAAGAAATTGAGGACATGGTTATCACAGAATATGTGGATGCTAGTGAGAATCAAAGAGAAATGGATTTGCAGACAACAGCAACACCAGAGGAGACCTGTGATCCAACAACTACAGTGGAAACACAAAACCAGAGAGATCAGGAGGTCAATGAACTCACTGCAGACATTGAAGTACATAAAGATGTTATCACTGCCAATAGCAAGAGTGAAGAAATTGAGGACATGGTTATCACAGAATATGTGGATGCTAGTGAGAATCAAAGAGAAATGGATTTGCAGACAACAGCAACACCAGAGGAGACCTGTGATCCAACAACTACAGTGGAAACACAAAACCAGAGAGATCAGGAGGTCAATGAACTCACTGCAGACATTGAAGTACATAAAGATGTTATCACTGCCAATAGCAAGAGTGAAGAAAACGAGGACATGGTTATCGCAGAATATGTGGATGCTAGTGAGAATCAAAGAGAAATGGATTTGCAGACAACAGCAACACCAGAGGAGATTTCAGATCCACCAACTGCAGTGGAAACACAAAGCCAAGGAAGCCAGGAGGTCGGTGAACTCAACACAGAAGTTCAAAACGATCTAGTGACTGCAAGTTGTGTGAGTAAGGAGAACGAGGACAAGGTTACTGCCAAATGTGCTGATGTTCCAGAGGTTCGAATAAATATGGAAACTGAAACTACGCCAGAGGAGATTTCTAATCCAGAACCTACAGCAGAGCAGCAAAACCAGGTGGTGGGGGAAGTTGATGAACCAATTATGGCCTTATCAAATGAGATTCACAAACCTCTTCCTATGGCTAATACTGAAAGTAAGGATAATGAAAACATGCAGACAGAGCCTAGTGCGGAGGATCACCTAGCAGATATGGATGTTGTAAGTGAATCAATGGAAAGGGTAGATTCTGTGATAGCAGAGGAAACCTCGAGGCAAGTGATTAATGAGGTTAAAGAAGAGGCTGCAATCATTTCTTCTGATAAGGCTGACAAAACAGTCAGTAATATTGATGGACACGGAGAAGGAACTGGAAGCAATGAAGTAATAGTTTTTGTTTGTGGCCAACCAGATGACCTAGATATTGTAATTCAGGCATCAGAAGAACAGATCAACACGGTTATTCAGTCAGAGGTCGAGATTCATGAAAACCAGGTTGTGTATGAGCCCATTAGTAGTCCAGAGAGCAATGACGACAGAGAAatttctgcagcagcagagaatcACAACGGTGTGTCTTTACTGGACATAGAGAGCACAGAGACCCAGCAGATGGCAGGAGACTCAAACACTAATGATGAAAAGAGTGAAATTTTTAACCAACGACTGGAAAATGAGGAAAGCATCAAGCAACAAATTTGTGCCTCAGATAACCAGGAAGTTGAAACAATCAGTGTGCCAGAAACTAGTGTCTCTGCACAGTTGGAGCGCAGTAACATGAGTGTGGATGTGAGACAAGTTGCAGTGATCAGCTCTAGCGATGACATCGGCATGCCAGATGGCCAGTCAGAAGATGCCACAGAGAAAAGTGAAAGTAATGGGTATCCAGACTGCATCAGTGCCGTGGAGTTTTCGGAACAGGTGCAGGAGGACGCCGGAGTTCAGGAGGTTGCAGACGTTGTGGTGACGACGACTACAGCCCACACTGAAGTTGAAATACCAGATAGTACATCTCAGGAGTTTGTGATCTTGGAACCAGTCCCCCACAGTGAATTTCACTTTGATATCGTCACTCAAGCAGCCGCCGAATCGGGGTTGTCGGTCTCGCTTTCGGAGCACGTGAATCCCGACAGCGCTTTGGTAGGTGAGCTTGAACATGACAGGATTTTAAATGGTTCCCAACAAACTGTTTTCCCTGAGGCAGAAGTGCAGCTATGTCAAACAACTGGCGAGGACAAAGACGCTACAGTGACCAATTCAAGTGAGGTATTACATCTGGAGGCCAGACTTGGGACAGGAATTTCAACTGAGGAAGGCGTTGAAGATACTCAAAATGTTGTTCCTTGCCAGCAAGCATCAGCTGACATGATGGACATTAATACCTCAGAGACTGAGGTTGCAGACTCTCATGCTCAAGTCACAAATGAAGACTGTGATGCACTGGTGATAGAGAATGCTGAGGGTAACTTGGACCTACAAGAAGTGCAAATTCTAGAGGATATAGAGATCGGTCGTGAGATTGTAGTAGCAGAGGAAGAGAACGAGGAAGATGGTGACATTACCATAATAGGAAAACCCCAGGAAACACCTGAGGCAGTGCCTCCTGAAAAGTCTGAGGAAAAGgttaattatgtaaataaagaTGACACTTGTGGGACCAGCTTGAAGCAAAGCAGCGCAACTGAAACGACTGGAGATGATAAAAAGGAACAGGAGGCGGGAAAACCCAAGAAACAAGAAATGAACACCCAGGCCAGAACCAAAGCCCGTCTGGCAGCTTTGGCTGAGCAAAAGGCGGCAGCAGCTAAGAGAACGGCGAACAGACAGCAGCTAAACCTCTTAGCCCTCTGTCAGGAAATTGCAGAGGACATCGCTACAGACAGCATGCTGTTGAAGAGGatagaggaagaaaaacaagcagcagcagctgtggcGGCGGCAGCGGCAGCAGCGGCAGCCAAGGATGAAGCcagcaagaaagaaaatccACCTGTTGACACGCAGGATGCAGACACTGTTAATGTTGCGACTCCTGCTGGACCAGAAGGGTGCTCTGCTTTGGCGACCCCTGCTGAAGAGGCATCTGCTGCCCAGCCCTCGACAACTGCTTCAGCTGAGGCAAAGCCTGCTGCAGAGCCCCAGAAGAGGCGTTTCTTCATCACGCAGGTTTCAGTGCCACTGAAAGCCCACGAGAAAAAGAAGCTAACAAGATATCAAAGACTAAGACAGGTTgaactgcagagagagaaaatgtcttGGGCACGTGTAAAGAAACTCAAGTCTGACCAGGCAAATCAGATGTTTTCTGACATAGATTGGCAAGTACCCCTGTCTGTATCCTCTCCATTTTCAGTGAGTCCTGTGACCACAGCTCCTCCACCTGCAGCCAGTCCACCTAAAACACCCCTTCCAAGTCCTGCCTCAACTAGCAAGCCTGCAACACCCAAAGCAGAAGTTCCCAAGATTGACACTCCGACAGCCGAACCCCCTCAGACTGAACCCGCTAAAAAAGAAACCTCCAAAACTGAACCCAGCACACCTGAACCTGCCAAAACTGAAGCCTCACAAACTGTGCCTCCTCGTACTGAAACCCGTAAGTCTACAAGGCTAAGTAAGGCTCAGACACCCAAAGCAACACCTACTCCAGGGCCCGCCCCAAAAGTGACCAGATCAGCAGCCAAGAGGACCCTCCCGGCAGTGCCCCCTCCCATGCCCAACGGACTCAATGCTCAGAAACCAAAGCCTGTCGAGTACAAGCCATACAGACCGAGGCCCAAGTATTCCTTTGATGACTTTGAACTAGATGATGACCCATTACCAGTAGCTCCAACAAAGCCTGGCCTTCAGTCAAGGCCCACACAGCCAACACGACCTAATGTCCAGTCAAACCCCACAGCTCAATCTAAGCCTACAGTTCAGTCAAAACTCCCAATTTCATCACAAATGGCGAACCAGGGCAAACCCAAAGCTCAGACCGCACCTGGTGGACAGATCTCAGGTCAGTCAAAGCCCACTGTTGCAACAACACCCCAGTCAAAGGCCGCAGTGACTGGCACAGCTTCTCCAAAAGCTCTTCCTTCTGCTCAAGCTCAGTCAAAGTCTCCCGTTTTGACCACACCTCAGTCAAAAGCTGTTTCAGCTCCCGGTCAGTCCAAGCCTGCAGCGTGTGCTTCTCCTCAGTTAAAGCCTACTGGTAGTGGAAGTACAGCTCAGCTCAAGCAGTCGGCTTCAAAAGCATCTCAGCCAGCCAGTTCAACCACATCTGAGACAAAGCCTGCTGCACCCATTGCTGAAGTCAGTTCAGTGTCTCAGAAAACCCACCAAAATCCACCGTCATCAGAAGATAGCAAGTGCAGG GTTACAGCTGACCCACTTTCATCAGCTCCCACCACCTCCCTTCCCTCTGAAGAGAGCTCGACAGTGTCTGATGGCACACAGCCTTGTGAAGAAAAGCCTGCAC CCACTTGTGTCGATCCCTCTTCAGAGAATAAGACAGAAACCAATAAGGCAGCCGAGAAGACATCAGAAAAAACTTGTCAAGA CACTGCAGAAAAGTCACAAGATGGCGGGACTCCTCTCTCTGATGCTTGTCTGCAAAAAGAGGTCAAGAAACTAAAGGAGGCTGACAAAGATGGCACCCAAACCATTATT GATGCAGGACAGAAGCATTTTGGTGCTGTGGCCTGCAGCGTGTGTGGGATGCTCTACTCCGCTGCCAATCCTGAAgatgaatctcaacatttactcTTCCACAACCAGTTCATCAGCGCTGTCAAATATGTG GGATGGAAAAAAGAGAGGATTCTGGGAGAGTATCCTGATGGCAAGATCATACTTGTGCTGCCAGATGACCCCAAATATGCTCTGAAGAAG GTTGAGGAGATCAGAGAGATGGTGGACAATGACCTCGGCTTCCAGCAGGTGGAGACCAAGTGTCCCTCTCAGACCAAGaccttcctcttcatctccaATGACAAGAAAGTGGGTGGATGCCTTATTGCAGAGCACATACAAGAG GGGTACAGGGTGATTGAGGAGCCCGTGCCGGAGGGTTCGGAGGGAGAGAAGGTGATGTTTGAACGTCAGAGAGCTTGGTGCTGCTCCACGACGCCAGAGCCGGCCATCTGTGGCATCAGTCGCATCTGGGTCGTCGGCATGATGAGACGCCAGGGCATCGCCTCACGCTTGCTCGAGTGCCTCAG GAACAACTTTGTATACGGTTCATACCTGAGCAAAGATGAGATCGCCTTTTCCGACCCTACCCCCGATGGAAAACTCTTTGCCACACATTATTTTGGCACTTCTCAGTTTTTGGTTTATAACTTTGTGAGTGGAACACGCTCGTCCCGGCCCAAAACTGACGCAGTATGA